From candidate division KSB1 bacterium:
ACCCATCGCAGTGATCACCTTTTTTCAAAACGGCAAGCTTCACCCTCTGCGGTTTAAATGGAAAGGGAAGGTGTACAAAATCACCAAAGTCAACAACCACTGGTCTGAGCAAATTGGCTTGGGTAGACAAGTTCACTTTTCCATCAATGCCGGAACTTCCGATTACTTCGAGCTGGTTTTTGACACGGGAAATTTTGGGTGGCAGTTGTCGAGATTGTGTTTGGATGGGTAACTTTTTGACTTATCAATTTTATTTTTTAAACAACTCTGAGTGAGACCCAGTTCTTTCTAAAATTAACATTTCTTCGGTAGCTTTATAAATCAAGAGCCAGTCAGGTTCAAGATGGCAGTCCCGGAACTTTTTCCAATTTCCAATCAAAGCATGGTCTTTGTATTTCGGCTCCAGTTTTTCTTTCGTTGCTAATTTTTCTACGACTATTCTAAGTTTGCCAATATCTTTATTTTGCTTTTTGACTTTTTTATAGTCCTTTTTGAATTGACTGGTATAATAAATTTTCAATTATCCAATTCCTGGAATAATTTATCGACGCTGCTGACTTCATTGAGTTCTTTGCCTTCTTCAGATTTCTGTAATGTCGCTATCGTCACTTCATTAGGGATTCTAATGTCGAAAGGGATTCCTTTATGGAGTGCAACTTGGGTTAAGTACATTGAGATGGCTTCTGACATAGAAATATTGAGTGTGTTTAATATTTTCTGAGCCTTTGTTTTAGTTTCAGGGTCGATACGTGCTTGGATGTTCGCTGTTTTTGCCATTTTTTCTCCACATTATTTGTCATGACAATTGCAATACATATAATATAAAATACTAACGTCAGAAATCAATAAAAAGTTTAAAATCATTCAAATTTTTTAAAAAATCAGACACTGTTACCCATATGAGCTTCAAATATGAATTTCTTCGTTCATCTCCATACGCACAGCAACTTCAGTTTCCTCGACGGCACAATTCCAATTCGCACGCTGGTAGAACGTACGCATGAACTGGGCATGTCTGCCCTGGCTCTGACCGACCACAACGGCCTTTACGGCGCCATCGAGTTTTACCAGATTTGCCGGGAATTCGGTATCAAGCCGATTATC
This genomic window contains:
- a CDS encoding type II toxin-antitoxin system RelB/DinJ family antitoxin, encoding MAKTANIQARIDPETKTKAQKILNTLNISMSEAISMYLTQVALHKGIPFDIRIPNEVTIATLQKSEEGKELNEVSSVDKLFQELDN
- a CDS encoding type II toxin-antitoxin system YafQ family toxin, translated to MKIYYTSQFKKDYKKVKKQNKDIGKLRIVVEKLATKEKLEPKYKDHALIGNWKKFRDCHLEPDWLLIYKATEEMLILERTGSHSELFKK